CGGCGCACGGAAACTCTCCACTGCTTATCAGACGCTCGAGCTATCGTAAGAGCGTCATGTCAAGCATCACGATTCCCGCTCCTCGAACGCTCGCCGGCGTACCCGGAATTCTCGCCAAGCTGCCGCACCGCTGGTGGTTGGCCGCGGCGCTGCTTTTCGCCGTGGGCATTTCCGCTTGGTTACTGGCGCGGTCTCACGCAAGCGTTCCTTTCGTCACCTCGCCAATCACCCAGACGACGTTGGTCGCTTCGGTAACGGCCTCGGGAACGGTCGACCCGCAGAACCTTATTTCGGTCGGCACACAAGTCTCCGGCACGATCGCATCGCTTGCCGCTGACTATAACAGCAAGGTGAAGAAAGGCCAGGTTTTGGCTCGTCTCGATCCCAGTACGTTGCAAGCTCAACTCACGCAAGCGCAAGCCGCGCTCATGCAAGCGCAAGCTCAGGCTGCGCAAGCTTCGGCGAGCGCAGAGGGCGCGGCGTCGGGGATCGGTATCGCCACCGCCGGAGCGACCGCCGAAGTTGCGGCAGTCGCGTCGGCCAGGGCTAACGTCACCAAGACTCAGGCGGCGCTCGTGCTGGCGCAAAAGACGGAGTCGCGCGACGAAGCGCTGCTCGGACAGGGCTACGTCGCACAAAGCACGGTCGATACGGATCGTGCGAACGTGGCGCAAGACGAAAGCGATGTGGCGGCCGCGCAAGCCGCCGTTGCGCAAGCGCAGGCGCAGGACGTGGCAAGTAATGCGACCATCGATCAGAGCGCCTCAACGGCGCAAAGCCAGGAAGCGAGCACCCAGGCCGCCGAGGCGAATGTCGCGGCCGCCCAAGCAGTCGTTCGTCAAGATCAGCTGAATCTCGAACATGCCGTTATCATGTCGCCGGTCGACGGCACCGTCGTAGCGCGCGACGTCTCCGTCGGCCAAACCGTCGCTGCGTCGCTGCAGACGCCGACCCTCTTTTCCATCGCGCAAAATCTCGGCAAGATGGAAGTCGACATCAACGTGGGCGAGCCGGACATTGGCAACGTGAAGCCGGGCGACCCGGTGCAGTTTTCGGTGCTCGCCTATCCAAACGAAGTATTTCAAGGAGCGGTCGCGCAAGTGCGCATCAATCCGCAAACGCTCAACAACGTGGTGACCTACGATGTCGTGGTTTTTGCCACGAACGCCAGCGGCAAGCTCTTACCGGGAATGACCGCCAATGCGACGATCCAAGTCGCCAGCGTGCGCAATGCACTCACCGTTCCGGTCGCGGCGCTCCATACCCGCGCGCCGGCGACCACGCCGTGGGGTAGCGTGGACAGCGCGGCCTCGAGCGCGGCAATAGCATCGGGATCGAGCGCCCGCATCCTCGTCGATCGCAATGGTAAAGCAGTTCCCGTCCCAGTCCGCGTGCGGCTGACCAACGGTACCACGGCGGCCATCGAACCTCTGCAAGCCGGAACCGTGGCCGCCGGCGACCGCGTGATCATCGGCACGAACGCCGCGCACCGCTCCGCAACGAACGATCAGAGTACGCGCTCGCCGATGAGCGGCGGCCCGGTCGGCTCCATGCGAGGTCTGCACTGATGCGGCCGGTCGTCGAAGTCTCGAGCGTACGCAAGGAGTATGTGATGGGCAACGATCTCGTGTGCGCACTGCGCGGCGTCGATCTCGCCGTCGAACCCGGCGAGTTCGTCGCCGTGATGGGTCCGTCGGGGTCGGGAAAGTCGACCTTCATGCATCTCGTTGGATTGCTCGACACGCCGTCCGCGGGCACGTACCATTTCGAAGGCATCGAAGTCTCGCACCTGAGCGCCGACGAGCGCGCCGACATCCGCGGTCGGCGACTGGGCTTCGTCTTTCAGGCGTACAATCTTCTGCCGCGCACCAGCGCATCGGAGAATGTCGAACTTCCGATGGTTTATGCCGGCACTCCGGAATCGGAGCGAATCCAAATCGCGCTCGATAAACTCGAAATGGTCGGCATCCGTCACCTTGCGAATCATCATCCGAACCAAATGTCCGGCGGTCAGCAGCAGCGAGTCGCGATCGCACGTTCGCTCGTGAACAATCCGGGACTCATTCTCGCCGACGAGCCAACCGGCGCTTTGGACACGAAGAGCTCGCAAGACGTCATGCGGCTTTTCGCGCGGCTCAACGACGAACAAGGCATCACGATCATGCTGGTGACCCACGAACCCGACGTGGCCGCCTATGCGCGACGAATCGTCACTTTTCGCGACGGGGTCATTACCGGCGATACCCTCAATGAAAGGCGCGCGGCATGAGGCTTAAACTAACGCTCCGAATCGCGCTGTCGGCGCTCGTTCGCAACAAGGCTCGCTCGCTGTTAACCATGCTCGGCATCGTTATCGGCGTCGCCGCGGTCATCGTCACGGTGGCCATCGGCGTGGGCGCTCGTACGTCGGTGCAACAGAGCATTAGCAGCCTCGGTTCGAATTTGATCGTCGTGCAGCCCGGCAGCGTGACGCAGACGGGCGCGCGGACCGGCTTCGGTGGGGCCTCGACGCTCACGCCTGACGACGGCTTGGCGATCGCGAAGCTCCCCGGCGTAGCGTCGGTCTCACCAGCGGTGTCACTGCGCACGCAGGTCGTCGCCGGCGCGAACAACTGGCAGACGACGATTACCGGCGTTGCGCCAACCTACACGTTCATTCGCTCGTGGCCGCTCGCGCAAGGCGCCTTTTTCAACGAAAACGAGGTAGCGTCGGCGGCAAAGGTTGCCGTGCTCGGCGCCACGGTCGTAGCCGAGCTCTTTCCGAACGACGACTCGCCGATCGGGCAAACCGTCATCATCAAAGGGGCTCCGTACACGGTCATCGGAACGCTTACTCCGCTCGGTCAGAGCGGCCTCGGTACCGATCAGGACGACGTCGTCATGATTCCGTACACGTCCGCGATGGAACGCCTCACCGGCCTGACGACGGTTAACACGCTGATGATCTCGGCGGCGACACAGGACCAGATTTCTGCGGTAACTTCGAGCGTGACGCAGCTGCTCGAGGCGCGCCATCGCATCGTGGCGCCGCAAGTCGATGATTTTCAAGTGCGCAACTTGCAAGCAATCGCGCAGACCGCGTCGCAGACCGGAACGGTAATGGAGCTGTTGCTCGCTGGTGTCGCCGCAGTCTCGTTGGTCGTCGGCGGAATCGGTATCATGAACATCATGCTCGTTTCGGTAACCGAGCGTACGCGCGAGATCGGCTTGCGCATGTCGGTCGGCGCCCGTGCGGCCACGATCCTGCGGCAGTTTCTCGCCGAATCGGTCGTGCTATCGACAATCGGTGGCCTCATTGGGATCGTCACCGGTGCGATCGGGACGCTCGCAGTCGCCGCGTTGACGCATTGGCCGACGGCGATTCCGCCCCAGTGGATTCTCGCATCGGT
This Candidatus Eremiobacterota bacterium DNA region includes the following protein-coding sequences:
- a CDS encoding ABC transporter ATP-binding protein codes for the protein MRPVVEVSSVRKEYVMGNDLVCALRGVDLAVEPGEFVAVMGPSGSGKSTFMHLVGLLDTPSAGTYHFEGIEVSHLSADERADIRGRRLGFVFQAYNLLPRTSASENVELPMVYAGTPESERIQIALDKLEMVGIRHLANHHPNQMSGGQQQRVAIARSLVNNPGLILADEPTGALDTKSSQDVMRLFARLNDEQGITIMLVTHEPDVAAYARRIVTFRDGVITGDTLNERRAA
- a CDS encoding ABC transporter permease, translating into MRLKLTLRIALSALVRNKARSLLTMLGIVIGVAAVIVTVAIGVGARTSVQQSISSLGSNLIVVQPGSVTQTGARTGFGGASTLTPDDGLAIAKLPGVASVSPAVSLRTQVVAGANNWQTTITGVAPTYTFIRSWPLAQGAFFNENEVASAAKVAVLGATVVAELFPNDDSPIGQTVIIKGAPYTVIGTLTPLGQSGLGTDQDDVVMIPYTSAMERLTGLTTVNTLMISAATQDQISAVTSSVTQLLEARHRIVAPQVDDFQVRNLQAIAQTASQTGTVMELLLAGVAAVSLVVGGIGIMNIMLVSVTERTREIGLRMSVGARAATILRQFLAESVVLSTIGGLIGIVTGAIGTLAVAALTHWPTAIPPQWILASVAFSAMVGIFFGYYPARKAAQLNPIEALRFE
- a CDS encoding efflux RND transporter periplasmic adaptor subunit, translated to MSSITIPAPRTLAGVPGILAKLPHRWWLAAALLFAVGISAWLLARSHASVPFVTSPITQTTLVASVTASGTVDPQNLISVGTQVSGTIASLAADYNSKVKKGQVLARLDPSTLQAQLTQAQAALMQAQAQAAQASASAEGAASGIGIATAGATAEVAAVASARANVTKTQAALVLAQKTESRDEALLGQGYVAQSTVDTDRANVAQDESDVAAAQAAVAQAQAQDVASNATIDQSASTAQSQEASTQAAEANVAAAQAVVRQDQLNLEHAVIMSPVDGTVVARDVSVGQTVAASLQTPTLFSIAQNLGKMEVDINVGEPDIGNVKPGDPVQFSVLAYPNEVFQGAVAQVRINPQTLNNVVTYDVVVFATNASGKLLPGMTANATIQVASVRNALTVPVAALHTRAPATTPWGSVDSAASSAAIASGSSARILVDRNGKAVPVPVRVRLTNGTTAAIEPLQAGTVAAGDRVIIGTNAAHRSATNDQSTRSPMSGGPVGSMRGLH